The region AGCCAGGGACTCTCGCTCCATCTCCAGGTTCTTCTCCAGCTCCAGGGTCTTGGCAGTTAGTTCCTCTTTGACCTTTGCCAGCTGCCCCTCCCAGTCATTTTGTTGATGGCGCTGAACCATCTCGGTCAACTGTTCGTTGTGCAGACGCAAGTCCTGCAAGCTCTGTTCGCTGTCGGTTTTCAGGGCCTTCAACTGCTGCTCCAAGGCATCAGCTTGCTCCTCCTTGGCGGAAAGTAATCCTTGCAAGGCACTTAGGCTCATCTCCACTTCAAGGAGCTTGCCCTCAGCTTCCTCTTTAGCTGCTCGCAGCTTTCTTTGCTCTTCCTGTATTTCATCTGACTGCAAGTTACGGTCCTGGTTCTCTTGGCGCAGCTTTTCCAGCTTCTTCTCGTTTTCGGTTTTGAGAGTTTCGAGGTTTTTCTGTAGTTTTGCCAACTGATCCTCTTTGGCTTCAATTTCTGACCGAAGGGAGCTTAGTTGTCCTTCTGCTGCTACAAGTTTGGCCTCAACTTCATCCTTGGAAGTCTGCAACTTAGTTTGCTGGTCTCTTGCTTCGTTCGATTGGGCCTCTTGCTCCTCTTTGTACAGCCGAAGCTTATCGAGGTTCGTTTCGTTCTCCTTCTTGAGTGCCACAAGTTGATTTTCCAATTCCACCAGCTGATCCTCCTTAGCTTTGTAATCGTTCTTGAGGGTTTCCAACTCCTGATCCTTGGTCGTAAGTTTCGATTCGGCATCCAACTTCGCAGATTGTGCCTTCACTAGCTGCTCGTTGGAGTCAGAGGCTTCATTATCCCGATCTTGGTTCTGTTTTTGAATGTCCTTCAGTTTCTGTTCGCTTTCTGCTTTTAGGACCTCCAGTTGTTTTTCGAGTGCAGCCACCTGTTGCTCCTTGGCTGTGTAGTTTCCTTTCAGAGTACTCAACAGATGCTCCGTGGCTATCAGCTTGGCATCCACCTCCTGCTTTGCTGACTGGAGCTTCTTCAGTTGTTCTTTGGCATCGCTGGTGTGCGATTCCCGCTGGCTCTCAAGCTGTTTCAGCTTCTCCTGCAGGTTTCGAACTTCGATGTCCTTGTGCTCCAATTCCGTGTGGATAGCCTGCTTGGTTTGGGCCAGCAGCAGGACattctcctcctcctgcttTCGCAGAGCCTCATATTTCTCGGTAACCTCCTTAAGTTTCACTTCGTTCTCTTGAAGTTTCTGCTGCAGAAGGGCGATTTCTTCGCCAGAGGCGCCATTGGCCGATGATGCTGCCTTCTCTTCGATATCAATGAGCTTCTCAGAGTCTTGTTCCTGGCCACTCCTCTCCAGAGCAGCCGTAATGTTGTCCGGATTCTCACCCAACAGCTTTAGTTTCGTCTGATAGGCCTGCATCTTGCAGCTCATGTCGTCCATCTCTATGCGCAGGGCCTCCTCCAGGTGAGCCTTAGCCTGCTGCTCCAGCGTGCACTGCTCTCGCAGCTCGCTGATCCGTCTTAGAGCCTTGTCTTGCGTCTCCACCAGCACCGACTAAAAAGTGATTTTATCAGTAACATCGACAACATAAGCCCCTAGCGATAAGGCCAAGATAAGATATACGAATAGATACCCTCGCCTTGGAGCTGTCGCGCTCTAGTTCCTTGTACTTCTTGGCCAGGTCCGTGTAGCGGCATCGGTACTTGTGGTACCTGTCCAGGGACTTTTTGTAGGCATCGTACAGCTGATCCTTGGTGACGACATCCAGGCGAGCTGTCGAGGCGGAGTCATCAAACTCACTACTCGTCTCGTCGAGATCGGACTGAAGGTGATAGACCTACAAGAAACCAAGATTAGTTCTGGCTAAGATGATATCCTTTAAACGTAGTTACGGCTGGGGCATCGTAAGAGGGCAGGCGAAAAGACACATCGCTGGCCATCGACGAGTTGGACAGCTTTCTCGTCCTGGGCGTGGCTCCACCCCCGAGCCCATTCAGGGACTGGGTTGAGGAGCGTCcccgtagcgacgatgcactGGTGGCCGGCAGTTTCTGGATGCGATACGGGGAGTTCTGAGGCGTGTCTACGGGGAAACGAGTTATTATTCATACTTGGGCGATAAGAAACCTGAACCAAAACTGCGATTGAACTCTTACCCTCTTCGGTGATGCTGAAAAAGTTTTCactgttgctggtgttggAGTCCGAGTTGGGTGTAGTGCTCGATGAGCTCACGGCGGCCTAAAACGAAAGCAAACAAATGAGTAAGTGCAGCAGCTGGCTTTATTAGGTTCCCTGAAATGGGTCAAAATGGGCAATGAAAATCACTTTCCCAGTCCCCCACACATGCACGCAGTCTGTTTTGATTGTGTGCGTTATGTTTTTCTTAATTTGCACTTTTCAGCTGCCCCCGCAACCCCTCCTAACGAGAAAGTACCTGGGCAGCGTTCGCAAATTGCTGAAATTTCGAGGGTGACGCCTTCACCTCCTCGATCAACTTGTTCTTCAGGTTGGCAAACATGATGAGGCCACTGTAGCGCTACTTTTTAACTGCCTCGGAGTCCTAGTTCGAGCAccgtttaatttttaattaaaaaacacatCCAAAGTGTAAATACGTGTCTGCAGTGGTGGTTTACAGTCTGTTCAGAGTATAACAGCTGTTATCTACATTATCTGATGGAAACACTGGTGGGAAGCAGTGTGACCCCCTAAAATGTATCTATAAGATTGAGATACACCAGATGGCGCCACTTGGCCAGGTAAAATGTAAAATCCGTTAAAAAATATTGCGTTTCAAGACGGAATTTATGATGTTGTTTTAAAGAAGTCATTATTGAAGCTTTCCACTACTAATTAACGGCTTTATTATAATGAAATGTTTACACACGAAGATCTGAATGAAAGCGGGACGAGTTTGCAAATTAATGAATGACTTAGCATATAAATAAACGCCTAGTTTGGAAGAATTTAGAATATGATGAATATAAATGAAGGAAGATGAGCATAACGACTCTATAGCCGGTTTTAGAAGCAAACCtgacaatattttcaaatatttttatgcaattttccAGTGGGGTTACAATTCTGAAATAATTACATAGAACAGCTTCCGAATTAACCCCCATCCGTCCTGTATTTATAACGATCTTTTGAAATTAAAGCCTTTAAAATATTGGTAGTTTATTCATGGGGTTTTGTTGCATACAATGAAcaattatcttttttttttgtttgtagtTCTAGGTTAGCAAGTGAAGAAATTATAGTGCGCACTTGGGGTAAGACGGTAAACACAATTGAGCGTGAAATGCATTTAAGTAAATGTCTCGAGTTAACACCTCTCCTCCATCCTTCCGTGGAGACACAGCTCACTTGTGCAGGTTCTCGAGGAACTCCTTGTGGCGCTGGATGGCCTCCTCGTGCTCCTTGATCTGCTGGTGATGGAACTCGGCCTGGTGGATCTGGTCATTCTTCAGACGCTCCAGCTGCTCCCGTTGCTGCAACAAAAAgataaacaaaatacaaattcccAATTAGCTTGTGAGTATCTCCAAGATAGCTGGAAGTCGTAAAAAACTAATTACGGGTTAGCTAAGCCCACCCCTTTCGGCGGCTCATCAATAATAACCGACTGTCATTATTAGCTGGTATCCATACATATAAGAGGCTTATACGCTGCCCAAGAGAGCCAACAATCGCCCCTTTGTCAAATATTTGGTTAAAATTTTTAGCACGAACTCGCAGCCGTCCACTCGCAAGTGGTAGCCCAACATAAGGTGCAAAACTTTGGACTGTAAGACTCGGGGGAAAACCACCtgccgatgaacctgaatcaGCATCTTCGTTCTGCCTGCCCTGCTGCCTGTGTGCTCCGATGATGCCAAGcctgttttcagttttcagtcgATAGTTGGCTTTGACGGGGAAACGACAAAGAAAGTAAAGTTCGGGAAGATCGGGGTCATCGTATAAAATTATTGCGCATTTCAGGCCGCATCTGGCCAAACATCAATATCAGAATACTCAGAAAAGGCCTTATTGGCCCACTCATCAAATAGACAACACTAATCCGCGATCTGCTCTCTTCAATCTCCTCGAGCGGCTCTCTTCACTTATCAGGGCCCGAAAACCAGAGACTAGGTTGATAAGCGAGCGCCACTAGAGCGACCGGAACACTTCCCCTTCGACTTTGCTACGGAATGGAGCAGCTACTGCTACGGCTTTTTGTAATCACCCTTGTGGTGGCTTTGGCACTGGGCTATGGCCCTGGAGGATCGCGGCCGGTGCGTACTGTGGAAGTGCTGACGCAGTGGCGCCAGCTGGAGTACGGCTTCCCCACGGCCCAGGATCGTGAGAACGCCCAGGCTGCTGGTAACCTGGTGCCCGAAAACGGCACTCCCATCGATGTCCAGGCTCAGTATCTGCCCAATGGCAAGATTAGGGTGTTTACTACCATCCCTAGATTCGCCAACGGCATACCATATACCCTGGCTACCGTTTCCGAGACGCAGGGCAGGAATGGACCCCTGCTAGAGCCCTATCCCAGCTATTCCTGGCACAACGGCAACGGCGAGAACTGCGACCAGATCACCTCCGCTTTTCGGGTGGCCGTAAGTTTAGGGAATCTCCTAGCAAACCATATTTTAATCCTTATTCCTCCTACAGATCACGGAGTGCAACCAAATGTGGGTCATCGATTCCGGTATCATTGGCACCACCCAGCACTGTCCACCCCAACTGCTGCAGTTCGACCTGAACACCGATCGGCTGCTGCATCGCTACCGCTTCCCGAACGAGACCTACATCCCCAGGGGATCCCTCTTCATCACGCCCAATGTCCTGGTACAGGATCCACCGCCCAGGGGCCGCTGCAGTCGCACGATGATCTACGTAGCCGATGTCAGCTACCACGGCTTGGTGGTCTACGACCATCAGGCACAGACCTCCTGGCGCGCGGAGAATCGGTTCATGTACCCCGACCCGGACTACGGCCAGCACACAATCGCCGGGGAGAGCTTCAATCTGATGGACGGAATGTTTGCTTTGAACAACGACAAGCGGAACCTGTATTTCCATCCGCTGGCCAGTGTCAGTGAGTACGCCGTGCCCCTCAGTGCACTCAACCGGCAGGCGAACTGGGCCGACGGGCCGGAGGCAGTGCCGGAACAGTTCACCTTGCTGGGCAGGCGAAAGAGCGAGTGCGCCGCCTCGGCCATCGATGGCCGGAACAATGTCTACTGTGTCACCTTCAATCCCATCAAGCTGTTTGTTTGGAATGTGAACACCCAGTACAATTCTAGATATTTTGGCACCTTGCCAGCCAAATCGGATGAGCTGCAGTTTGTCAGCGGCATGAAGG is a window of Drosophila bipectinata strain 14024-0381.07 chromosome 2R, DbipHiC1v2, whole genome shotgun sequence DNA encoding:
- the yellow-d gene encoding dopaminechrome tautomerase: MEQLLLRLFVITLVVALALGYGPGGSRPVRTVEVLTQWRQLEYGFPTAQDRENAQAAGNLVPENGTPIDVQAQYLPNGKIRVFTTIPRFANGIPYTLATVSETQGRNGPLLEPYPSYSWHNGNGENCDQITSAFRVAITECNQMWVIDSGIIGTTQHCPPQLLQFDLNTDRLLHRYRFPNETYIPRGSLFITPNVLVQDPPPRGRCSRTMIYVADVSYHGLVVYDHQAQTSWRAENRFMYPDPDYGQHTIAGESFNLMDGMFALNNDKRNLYFHPLASVSEYAVPLSALNRQANWADGPEAVPEQFTLLGRRKSECAASAIDGRNNVYCVTFNPIKLFVWNVNTQYNSRYFGTLPAKSDELQFVSGMKVVRNSNGQEELWMLSNRYQKIATGTLKSNEVNFRILRRKLDDVQGGVFFANDDDLSNRLVFT